The following DNA comes from Magnolia sinica isolate HGM2019 chromosome 18, MsV1, whole genome shotgun sequence.
CGATCATTTGACTGCTCCACCTTGTGATGGCAAATGTGCATTCAAGTGGGGTAATTGCTGGGAATCAACGGGAAAAAGAGGTGGGAAAGAAGTGATGATGGAGATCGTTCGATCAGTGATATTTTGAACTGAGTCCCATCCAGAGCACAGCCCGTTAAGTGAAAGTACCGATGCATTCTGCGATCTGATCAACTGCAACTGGTTGTTTCATTACAACCCATATTTTTAGTGGCAATGGAACATGCTGGGGCTGATTGCATGGTACCATCTGTGTTTTCGTTGTGTACAAGTGGGGCACACTGAAAAGGTTCCCAAAGTTTCAGCTATCTGGGGCCCACCAACCGTGGTGAGTATgtgacatccaagccgtccatcgaaTGCGGCCCATAtcaccatagaaacttccagatggTATGTATGCCTAAGGTGCGCATTTACACCATGAAATCCAGTCATCAGACGTCCAACCAAGATGAAGGGACATCCCAAAGATAAGGCCATGCCATAAGTCAGGTGGTCCACTTCATGTGTATTTAGACGTTTTTGGCGTGAATTTACTTTGTTCCtcgtggtttggcccacctgatttttgggaatGTATCGTGAACACGAGGCAATGCACCTAATGAACAGTTTTGATTCCTCAtgcacataatggtgggcccacagaagctTGGACTGACTAATGTCATCAGACATCATTCGTTTTTCTCTGTCACGTGTATGGTGGGACATGGCTCGTTTGATAGTTCTCAATCAGTAGCGGGTGGACATTGTACTGATCAAAGCGCCATTGGGTTGTCTACTcccaggcaaaaaaaaaaaacttgggacAGTCGTCCCCTTTTCATTGATCCGAACCGTAGATATAATGGGCCTCAAGGTAGCGATCAGTTCCATGAAAACgctagggtccaccatgaggaTCGCCCGTCCCGaaaatcgtgtggcccacctgatttggccCAGGTGATCTTCACGGCGGGGCCTACCAatttttcatggtactgatgccTACAAAAGTACATGTGCGGTGAAAGATGGTCTggtcatggttaaaagactcggtgACTCAGATCAACTCGTCTAGCCTCAAGTTGAGTCACAGCTCGTCCAAATCGAGAGTGAACCAGTGAGTCAAGGGTGACTCGTGGGCTCAAGCGGGATCAGGTCTACAATCTGAATCTGAGTTCACTCGACCcgtccgagtcttaaaaccatgggttCGGTACCATAACAAGTTTTGGAACCTTGCCTGCATGTGGTTCTCCTTAACCCACTCGTGCCGACGTGGCAAGCATGCAAGATCAGGTCTTTTCGTGAGACCATCATACGCCCTACTGGGGACCGTTGCCTGTACTTTCGCAAGCGGTCCATATTTATATCGCGTCTTGGTTCGGTGGATGCATCATGTGGGGGAATCAGAACACGAGATAGAGATCTGGGCGGTCAGCATCGCTGTATCAgagatctggtccattcatcaggtagtgtgGCACAGATGTAAGTTGCATTTGGGCCGTTGGGCTTTTTGGTCCTCTCTGCGGCCCCTATGTTTTAGATCAGCAGATTGACATTATTTTTGCTCCATAGTATGTTTTCAGCGCACGATTCTTGATGAATGGCCAGCTCTGAAAGCATTCAGCCCATGGTTTCAAGACTTGTATGACTTTGATGCGACTCGTCCCAGTTAACTCGGGCTAGTTGCACTTCATACGGTTTGATACCATGAGTCACCCTCTCGACTCGCCCTTGACTATGGCGAGTCCATCTGATTCAGCCCCGACTTACCCGAGTCCCAACGAGTCATTTTGACCAGGGTTGAGCCCATCAAATGAGGGCAGAGGGCCCCTCGTTGAatcggacacggattgcgtcctacccctgccagGAAGGACTCGGTCCTGGCAGGggttctgtggatcccaccttgatatatggttttctttttttaaaatccacgccgtccatataatttaacagattattttaggggatgagcctgaaaaggaggcagatccaaggctcaagtgggccacacgacaggaaacactGGGAGTTTTATGCCTACGGGTGAAACCTCTCGAGGGCCACATATATCTTTTATTaagctaatatctgtgtttttccttcatccaggtccacgtgtccttatgaacaggttggatggcaaataaaaataacGGTGGGCCTCAGGACGATTTCAACGGTGGcgttattatcaccactgctttctGCGGTTTTGCCACTTGAGGCTTGGATCCGCCtccattttgggttcatgccttaaaatgacggcgtggataaaatacacacgtCCCGGTGAGCCCCACACACACATCCGTATCCCATTGAACCACAGCCCTTTTCTCCAAGCTCGATCACCTGGCCAGCTGCCAGATTACCATCTGACTCTTGGTCTTGGGCACATTCGCTTATCAACGGTCAGGATTCGAAGCCCATAGGTGTGCTCCCGTGGGCCCTATAGACACAAAATGAATCAACAGATAATGAGAAGAAGATAAAACGctgagaaagaggagagaaagcGAGCCATCCCAAAACTCTCACCGCTGTCTGGAGCATGGGTTTTTCGAGCTGCAGTTTGGGAGGCGCGACTCTTCAAACCCTAAAACTAGTAACTTCCTTCCCTTTCTCCATCCTCAGACCCTCctctcccaaaaccctaatcctacaTTCTCCCCATTGCACTCGCCTTCCTTCCCTTTTTAGGTCTCTTTCAGCACAGACCGCCCTTCAAACGCCCTCCTCCGTCACATCTGAGAAAGATAAAGGTCTCTCTCTAaagcctttctttttctttggtgaTTCTCCGCTATTGAAGTTATTTTTTgtgcttttttcttcttttttttgtttcttatgttgctgttgctgttgttgttgcagCAGTAGCTAAGCCTCAATGGAAAGCTGCCATAGACTTCAAATGGATTCGCGACAACAAAGACATTGTTGCGACGAACATCAAGAACCGCAACTCAAACGCCGATTTGGAGCTCGTTCTCGATCTTTACGAGAAGTTGATGAGCCTTCAGAAGGTTAGGGTTCGGAAATCATTTCATCTCATTGAAAAAATGTtgttttcctcttctttctctctcgttTTACTGTTTTATTCTATGTAATGGCATTTTGGTGATTTTGCACTGGAAGTGGTACGGGTATGGAAAATGGCCATGCTCTGATAACTCTGTATTGTTATTCGTTTTCTTGTGGCCTTTCATCCTTCTAACTTACTTTAGATTTCTTATCTACGATGCTTTCAATTTAGAAAGTTTTCATCTACAACCAGGCAGATTTAACTTCCGAATTGTAATGGACAGTATATGGGAGAGTTGCCATTGAATAAGGAAAGTAGAAGAAGAACGTGGTCTATTGGTTCTACGTCGTTAAGTAGGCATAGTAATATAAAAGTGAAGAATTGACTAAAAATGGAAGTAATATTTAATGACTGGAATTTTCAATGACAGGTGTTTCATAAGTTATGTTTTTATCTAGTTTCTTTCTAGATTATAATATATAAGAGAATAAAGTGATGATTTTATACAGGTGAATAGCCAATATGAAATCTGAGGACTTGAAAAAACATGGAAACAACATTTAATgatttgaatttaaaaaatgaaagcaATATTTAATGATTGGAGTTTTCTTAGATGGACATGCCATCCGGCTCAATGCCAATAATCAAATTGTTGGCTTTCTTGTCTCTATTTTTAAGCTTTTCTTTAGAAAACTAGTTATAATATATTAGAGGATTGAGTTATGGTTCTATACAGGTAAAAACACAACAGGAAGTGAGGTCTTAAAgaaacatgaaaacaataattaACAATTGGAATTTTCTATGATTGACATTCCATTTTCTTTGATGCTGATTTTTTTACTGTTTCATTTTCTAGAGTTCTTTTCTACTGTAAATTGAGAATAGCACAGATGGCCCCTTTGTAAGGAAGAAGGGATAGCTTTAGGCCTTAACAACCAATAATAACTTCACACAAGCTTCTCAGAGAATGGTGGCTGTTTCTTGAAATGAAGTAACCAAGAAAAGTCATACAAACGCATTGCTAATTTTTGGTCACAGATGGCAGGAAGTCGAACGGATTCGTGGGGAAAGAAATGTGGTGGCAAATAAGATGAAGGGGAAGCTAGAAGTGTCTGAGCGCCAAGCACTAATAGAAGAAGGTATTGATAAAATGCATGTATCAGGCTCATTGCTATCGTAGTTAACATCACTGACACAGATGTATACTGTGTCTGCAGGAAAGAATCTAAAAGAGGGACTTGTGGCTTTGGAAGAGGATCTCATTCAACTAACTGATAAACTTCAAGAAGAAGCACAGAGTATACCGAATATTACTCATCCAGACGTTCCAATAGGAGGGGAGGACTGTTCTGCATTGAAAAAGATGGTATCtgagctctctcttttcttttctttttttcttttttttctttccttctttaaaagtaaataaataaataaattcttttGCTCAGGCGGGTAGTCCTCATGTGTTTAGCTTCCCTGTCAAGGATCACCTGCAACTTGGGAAAGAACTGGATCTGTTGGATTTTGATGCAGCAGCAGAGGTATCCACACAGACCACTCTATTCGGTCCATGCAATCCAAGCATTTTGTTAATGTTTAAATATTAAATGTGTGTGTTCTCACTTCTCAATTCGGTACCATAATTATTCTTATGATAAATTGGCAGTGCTGTAGGCTTGCTCCTTTTAGATGAATCATCTTTTGATACTTTTGAACTGTCTCAATCATACTTTTTAAACACGTGatgtaggacacatgatttaatgctagcatgcaacattGAGATTATGAaggagtccataaagtaattcaattaacaaaagatgctaacccaccaaCTAATtgagagtaaacaataggaaataaaatctgatttaacctaaatcacatgcccgcataaaagaaatcacataaattaattaaaactagGACTGATGGAaagatagaacttccaatttggcataggcacgttccacaatcaatggacagatttgtaggttttatgattaaggTTAGGAaagggaaaaatatgaaattaggaaaattagggttcaCGAGAATTGAGAatcttggaattagggtttttttaattggggaaaataagaaattgaaaatctagggtttagaaggttgtaatgggaaggaaaagagaaagacaagagaagaagaagaagaatacctttcgaagaagagagaGAATGGATGTAAGACAAAGaataccttggggaatccacTACCAAACAAGTTTATACCCTTCCACGattcaattggaagggagggtttaaaaaaattctagaaaacaacaaggaaaattccttcacacaagagagcttctctcttcttttttcttctcaaatctccaatagggttggaactccacccacctgtgtttttataattaaaaatttgaaattaaaattcagcataattacaagtacgccactcacttaagtaaagtagttcatcatccaaaataagaaaattaaaacatatattatcaatctcaaccatcaaataactcctacaAATAACAAATAACATAAAGAAaacaagatcagagtccaaggggctatgatctaaaagatctggtggcTCGATGgcttgatcgacaagatccaacggtcggatcgatacgaaataaaaatcatatgactaaaatgatctcctaagcagcccacatgcatcatcccaaggtggggtcttcctaatgcacgtccaatgcatgtgaggtcttcaaaatggcctagTGGGCCTCATCTGGAACTCGTTTCTCATCCACAAAGAAAATTGCgttgatgtgggtggtcgtctccgTATCTGGCACactcgagtaggtcctctgatgtccccatcaacacgTTGCGTCAAATGAAATTTGAGCCTAGTCGACTCAACCTCATCAAATTATTTATGAGTCGAGACACCTTGAGACTAGGTTTGACCTAGACTGAGCAGAGGCATCGTCAACTTTACTTAGCTTCTTAGTGCAGTTTTTTGCTACATTTGTTTGTAAATTTATAGACTATGTTATATTTTAATTCCAAATTGTTACTAAAATCCTGAGCTGAGTCTTCTGGTAAGCCTGACCTGACTGGACACTGGATCAAATTGGATTCTTTGTATTTCAGACTATTGTCTGAAGTACCTGTCATTTTCGAATTTCTTTGATTCCAACTTGAAATACGTTTCTGCAATGATCGCGGGAAATAATTTTGTTTCATGCGTATATATGTCAACTAGAGCATTTCAGTACACTGGTTACTTTTGTTATGTTGTTTTAGTTGAATGGTAGGTAGGATATGGAATGGAGATTGAAGAGGAATAAAGTTTTGCGACATGGGGTTATCTTTGAAAATGAATATTGTGGAAGGACATATGCATGATATGGAGTCTCTGTCTCCATTAATGGTGCATGAAAAGAATACTAGGCTTCTCATTGTCAATTAACCTTTTGAGTATCAACCTCTTTTCATTTCTGTTTTTGATGGGAGAGCTTCCCACATTTTGATGTGTATCCTTCTAGATTTTCAGCCTTTTACTGTGTTGGATGTCTCCATCCATTGTTTACACATATCATGTTCATATGTTGGTTGTATAGGTCAGTGGTTCGAAATTCTACTACTTAAAGAATGAGGCAGTTCTATTAGaaatgggccttatcaactggACACTTTCGGAAGTTATGAGGAGGGGTTTTGTGCCTCTAACGACTCCTGAGATCGTGCGATCATCTGTTGTTGAGAAATGCGGCTTTCAACCTCGTGGACAAAATACCCAGGTTTGTAAATTTTAATTTCCTGCATGTCCTGTTAGATATGAAAGGATTTTCTTAGTTGATAATCAAAGGTCACTTTTCAGATGCATAAAGTTTTCCGTAAAGTGTGTCTAACATCCGGGTGCCAAATACAACATCTAATGATGTTGTCAAAtacgcccacccttgattttttatgtggcccactgtgatgcgtatgtgaaatccactccgaccgtTATATGTGTATTCCACATTAGGCCcaaggccaaaaaatcaggccgacctgtgattcaggtggaccacaccaaaccaTTAGCTGTTGCACCAAAATTTAaggcccagggcccaaaaatcaggcccatccttGATTTAGGTGGGCTACGCCAACGAAATAgttggagggtgagcattgccaTGTACAccatttccaatcatgtggtctccttgaatcatggatgggattgatttttgGGTCTTGGGCCTAACAAGGGGTGATGCACCTGAGTGGGGTATAGAGTAGCCATGACATCCCATGATCATCAAATAAAGGGAGGCTAGAGATCCTCAAGGGAATAAAATGTAATAAATCTACCCTGCCGGTCCCTATAATTAATCCAGATTGTTTGTACGAAACAACTATGATTGACTAGCGCAATTCCTagagtaatgcaggggcattttcacttcgggtttgagtggggtggcctgtgtgaagtgGGAGCACACTTggagtgggcggcccatgtgaggcgagaCTCATGTGAAGTGGGACCCACGATGGGGGTTTGTCCAAAGGCctacctaggctatgagataaagggattgattcgccatgctctatcagttcgagcttttagagcaagtggttgtcaTGCCTCAAAAGTAGTATCAAAGCGAgaagtcttgtgttcgagactcctcactggggggtgattaatgcaggggcattttctcACTCGGCTCAAGTGAggtggcctgtgtgaagcgggggcacactcatgaggggggttcggctgaggactTCACCTAGGCTAcgagataaaggaattgattcgccacgcatcagttcgagcttttaaagcaattGGTTAGTCGTCTTGCTTTATAGAACTAAGGAGAATACCTAGTTgtcggggtggattttacataaacatcaccatggggcccacccaaacTACTAACCCTTGCTCACACAGCCAACCCCAACTTCCATTAAGAAATTTAATAGAAGGTACtataatgataattacttaactTAATGTTGTAgcttattgaaaacttttttgagaaAAGGTACTAGAATGTAAATTCTATGATAAGTAGGTAGTTTTTGAATCCCACGTGTATGGTGTAATATCATATACATGCTATTGTGTTTTGAAAGTAGAAATCTCTATAGCCTtaccagttcaaaatccaggccaaacTCCAAAGACAACCCAGGcctggcctgttgacagccccAGGTGTAACAAGTTGAGAATTGTTGACCTAGCACTAGTAGTCAAACATTTTGGGTAATTTTCTCTGCCTAGAAAAGAGGATTTAAAAGTCAAAAGTCAAAACATTTGGTGCACAACTTCAGTGTACATGCACCACATGCCTACTTCTTTCTCCAAATGTTTGACATAGATTGCAGTACTTATTGTTTAATCAAAATTTCATTGACAGGTTTATTCTATTGAGGGGAGTGACCAGTGCCTCATTGGAACCGCAGAGATTCCTGTAGGGGGGATTCATATGGATTCCATTCTCACTGAATCTGTGTTGCCTTTGAAGTATGTTGCCTACTCTCATTGCTTCCGCACAGAGGCTGGTGCGGCGGGCACTGCAACAAGGTAAACTGTCAATACTATGCTTGTTTACTTATGGTTCATCTTGTTGATCTCACTTCTAAGTGGCAAGGTTAATTTTAGGAAATGATTTGCTTTTCCATTAATTCTTGCTGGTTTGGTGGAGAAGCAGCTTTACTGTTGTTTTTTATGTCTACTTTCCAAATTATGGAAAATGTGTTATTGAATAAAAGCTATTTGTTTACACAATTACTGTATCTATGATTCAGAGGTCTTTACCGAGTTCACCAGTTCAGCAAGGTGGAGATGTTCATCTTATGTAGGCCAGAGGATAGTAATTTCTACCATGAGGAGCTGATTGGAATCGAAGAAGATCTTTTCTCATCTCTTGGGCTTCATttcaagtagtaattgaattccttCTTGCTTCTCTGTATAACATTGTTGGAGGGTCCTTTTTCTTGATAGTTCCATGATTTCTTTGCAGAACTTTGGATATGGCATCGGGGGATTTAGGTGCACCTGCATACCGCAAATTTGATGTGGAGGCATGGATGCCAGGTTTAGGGCGGTACGGTGAGGTATTTACTCGTGACTCTTAGCCATCATCCTAGGGCATTTTCATCAGGTTCCCATATTGAATGAATAGAGACTGATTCAAGATGTTGGTCGACAGGTATCATAATTCATATGGGCTGACATGTACTGGTCTTTTGGAAGAAGTGATGTGGTTGAGACTGCGAGTATTGTGTCAGCTAATGTGATCCACAGATCGACTGATATAATCAATGAATGATTCTGATATTTTGAtcagagaggagatagagagaCAGGGGGAGGGAGGCTACCAAAATGAAAATAGTCTTTATAACCAACAAGCTTGATTTCTAGtaaataattatgattaacttaaatgatagtgagagagagagagagagagagagagagagagagagagagtctcattTTAAATCATGATTTGTAGTAAATAACTATGATTAACtagaatatgagagagagagagagagagagagagagagagagagagtaattatgatatACTAAAATGAGGATAGTAGAGAGTGTGTGTACCAAAATGAAAATAGtcttgataaccaacaatcatgatTTCTAGtaaataattatgattaactaaaatgagagagagagagagagagagagagagagagagagtaccaatACAAAAATATTCTTGGCAACCAACAAATGAAAATAATCTTGATTAAATATTCTTGGCAAACAATAATTATGGTTTCTACtaaataattatgattaactaaaatgatttGAGCTGTTAAATTTAAAATCGAATTTTTAAATAATCTAATATACACAGAAGTAACTATTTTGACTGTTCCTTGTGCTTTTCTTGCTCTTACCTTTTTCTGCTAGGATGAGGTCAGTAATAAGTTCCttctagaaaaagaaaaataaaaaatacaaaatcatGTTCTTGTTTCATGCtgccttaaaaaagaaaaaaagaaatgttCCTGCTGCTGGTTATTGAATGGACCTCAAGCTTGAAAGGGGatattgattattctttttatcATGTAACTAGTATGGGTGGTGCCCAttgttgtcgaatcgcatatgcgatcatttGTGGttgcattttctttattattatttttttgaaaaatttaaaatataatatatatatatatatatatatatagggaaaaattcaaaaaaatgtaaaaataaataaatataagaaattgaggagaacttttctaagttaatagataactaattttacatatttaaaatacatttgagagagataaaatcaattaaacatcaagtcatccacatttaacaatatagttaacaagaagtaacaacaaaatcaacaagctatcttcctagAAACTtaaaaagtgcttgaatcttgatcttccaacttctaagagagagggaatgtaagagagagagattaagatcacttggaagtaggaaatacaagagagagggagattaagaccacttgtaattaagaaatgtaagagaaaaatagagtaagagagttttggagtgagaatattgcaaatggaggagatttggaagcctttttataggcaaaatgttgtttttttgcaaaaaaataaaaattcaatgtgccatgcccaatatgcgatcgcatgtgctgtatgcgatcgcatacatcgcatatgcgattgcatattttCTCATATGCAatatatgtgatcacatatgtgccagatcgcatatgcaatttgcatatggatatgcgcatatgcggtcgcacatgacaacaatgccCACCCATACTAGTTTTTGCCGTTTTGGCACTttgtttatattttataatatactttgcattacctttcaaaaaaaagggAACATCTACACTGCTCATCAATATAACTAATATCTGACTTGCTGTCTTTCTCTTTGAGATGGTTTCAAGTACTTGCGTATTCTTTCCTTTTCGCTTGCAAATTAGCAAGAAGGCACCCATTTTGCTGAGGCATGAAGCAAATGCATACAGTggctatctttcaaaaaaaaaaaaattgcatacaGTGGCTGTTTTCTAGATGTAGTAGTAATTCAAAAGTTGGAATTGATTTAAGCCACATCTGAttgcctgaaaaaaaaaaaaaaagtgaacacTTTGATTTGTATTAAGGCAAATGATATTCTCTAATCATGTCTGCTTGTTCCGACAGATATCAAGTGCCTCGAACTGTACAGACTATCAAAGCCGGAGGTTGGGTGTCCGTTACCGTCCATCTCTATCGGACCAGTCATCGGCCAATCCTAAGAAGGGTAAGGCTAACCTTGCTCCCACACAGTTCGTGCACACCCTTAATGCCACAGCATGTGCTGTTCCACGCATGATCGTGTGTTTACTGGAGAATTTCCAACAAGAAGATGGCTCCGTTGTTATTCCGATGCCACTGAGGCCTTTCATGGGCGGTCTGGATCTCATCTCCCCAAAATCTAAATGATGGGATGAAAATTATGTTGTTTTAATTTATTTGGAGATCGACTCTAGAGAGCATTTCCTGAAAATGAGAGTAAGGGAGATATTGATGGGGAAGAGGAAGGCTATTTCTGGATGCCTTATCTTCAAGTGCCAAACTCAAATGCACCACATTTACCCACATGGCAATTGTGTGCTGCATTCAGTATGTTCATCAGATGGTTTTCACATGTGAGCAATACATGCATGTTGAATGCAGACTGGCATTGATTTTTTGTTTCCTTGATGTGTGCTGGATTCTTGTAAAGAAACATTCACAGTGGGGACATgcctatcattatcatcattgtcgtctaagccttatcccaactaattggggtcagctatacAGATCCTgtcctgccattccactctagAAATGTCCCTGATCTTGCACACACCCCTCATTTGCATGTGGTGTGTTGGTTTTTGGCACATGAATATGCTGCATCTGGAATTGGCATTCTTATGCCAAATAAACACTGAATAGAATGCAATTTTGATTTTTTGGAGCAAGTTTTTAAAAAGAGGTATTGTCAGATACAGTGGCTGTGTTGTAAATTATGATACGGCCCTCTCTTTCCCACATGTTAGATATGTTGGAATATCCTATCGCTgcaaaatgtgggccacaccatgtggatctgcttgattttgaCATCAGGTGATCATTTTGGTCCGGCCCACCTTCTCTAGGGATAGGGTGTTTTGCATATGACAGACTGGCAGGAAGAGGGCTGTATCATAACTTTGGATGTAGCATCATTTCTCATTAAAAAATGTCATACTATATTTATATGAGTTACAAAATCACGGGACTCTTGGTTGTGTGTTGATTGCGATATGCCATTTTTAATGCATTGGCTGAGAAATCACATTGCTCTCCAAGAAAAAGATGTTCATGTTCTTGTTGAGCATCATATGCAAAAATTTGCAAGCAattagttcttttcttttcttttttgaattccTAAAAACTATGCACTATTGAAGGACATGAgggtttttaaacaaaaaataaagggCACTTAGGTAACTACGTGAAGCCCCTGCTAGGTGATGGGCTCAACTTGTTGCTATGTTTTATGTTGACTGTAAGCCTTTGGATCTGGGGTCTTGttgcagtgatccaaaccatttatatgatggcccGGTGCAGATGGGTGATACCCAAATCAATCATCAAGGTTGGAAAACCCTATCAATGACACACAACAACCGTCAAAGGATACTGTCCATGTTCAAAGCAAAGTGTTTAATGATCCAATGGTGAAGGAGACTGTCCGTACTCAGGGTGAAGGTTTTTAATCATCAAAATGGTTAAAAATAATGATGAgggttatttttatttatttatttcgggAATCTCCATCCACTTTGATGCGTGGCCtttaaatggcttggatcattggaGCATGCCCCAAATTCAACCACGTCctattagaggtgtacacgagtcgaactgagttgagccATGCCCAGCTCAGcaactagctgaccccagctcgaactcggctcagcttggtcctcgagcctgactggccggttcagtcagcagcttgggctagtTCAAGCTGAGTTTGCATGTGCGGCATTTTcgcaaacacatggagtgcaccttcaatttctcacggtatGTAAAACAAAAGCAGTAGTTTCCATGTATTTCATCTACCTTTCTCGCCACCCATTGAAACTTCGTTGAGatctttcatcaaacacttagtgtgcaacatcaatatcaaaataaccgagtcaccaaacttagtttgatttgagttggggttggatccgagttgagttgagcttgggcaagctcaaactcggtttgaaatttttttggagctcaaaaaatcagctcgactcagctcgaactaagttaaattgaactttttcaagtcgagtggTGTACAGCTCTACCCGAGAGAGGAAGACCTCCTTTTGGGGAGTTATTGGTACTCTTGCCAAATATGATGGATAATATTCAGGCATTCAAACATCATACACAT
Coding sequences within:
- the LOC131233869 gene encoding serine--tRNA ligase, chloroplastic/mitochondrial isoform X1 encodes the protein MGFSSCSLGGATLQTLKLVTSFPFSILRPSSPKTLILHSPHCTRLPSLFRSLSAQTALQTPSSVTSEKDKAVAKPQWKAAIDFKWIRDNKDIVATNIKNRNSNADLELVLDLYEKLMSLQKEVERIRGERNVVANKMKGKLEVSERQALIEEGKNLKEGLVALEEDLIQLTDKLQEEAQSIPNITHPDVPIGGEDCSALKKMAGSPHVFSFPVKDHLQLGKELDLLDFDAAAEVSGSKFYYLKNEAVLLEMGLINWTLSEVMRRGFVPLTTPEIVRSSVVEKCGFQPRGQNTQVYSIEGSDQCLIGTAEIPVGGIHMDSILTESVLPLKYVAYSHCFRTEAGAAGTATRGLYRVHQFSKVEMFILCRPEDSNFYHEELIGIEEDLFSSLGLHFKTLDMASGDLGAPAYRKFDVEAWMPGLGRYGEISSASNCTDYQSRRLGVRYRPSLSDQSSANPKKGKANLAPTQFVHTLNATACAVPRMIVCLLENFQQEDGSVVIPMPLRPFMGGLDLISPKSK
- the LOC131233869 gene encoding serine--tRNA ligase, chloroplastic/mitochondrial isoform X2; the protein is MGFSSCSLGGATLQTLKLVTSFPFSILRPSSPKTLILHSPHCTRLPSLFRSLSAQTALQTPSSVTSEKDKVAKPQWKAAIDFKWIRDNKDIVATNIKNRNSNADLELVLDLYEKLMSLQKEVERIRGERNVVANKMKGKLEVSERQALIEEGKNLKEGLVALEEDLIQLTDKLQEEAQSIPNITHPDVPIGGEDCSALKKMAGSPHVFSFPVKDHLQLGKELDLLDFDAAAEVSGSKFYYLKNEAVLLEMGLINWTLSEVMRRGFVPLTTPEIVRSSVVEKCGFQPRGQNTQVYSIEGSDQCLIGTAEIPVGGIHMDSILTESVLPLKYVAYSHCFRTEAGAAGTATRGLYRVHQFSKVEMFILCRPEDSNFYHEELIGIEEDLFSSLGLHFKTLDMASGDLGAPAYRKFDVEAWMPGLGRYGEISSASNCTDYQSRRLGVRYRPSLSDQSSANPKKGKANLAPTQFVHTLNATACAVPRMIVCLLENFQQEDGSVVIPMPLRPFMGGLDLISPKSK
- the LOC131233869 gene encoding serine--tRNA ligase, chloroplastic/mitochondrial isoform X3: MKGKLEVSERQALIEEGKNLKEGLVALEEDLIQLTDKLQEEAQSIPNITHPDVPIGGEDCSALKKMAGSPHVFSFPVKDHLQLGKELDLLDFDAAAEVSGSKFYYLKNEAVLLEMGLINWTLSEVMRRGFVPLTTPEIVRSSVVEKCGFQPRGQNTQVYSIEGSDQCLIGTAEIPVGGIHMDSILTESVLPLKYVAYSHCFRTEAGAAGTATRGLYRVHQFSKVEMFILCRPEDSNFYHEELIGIEEDLFSSLGLHFKTLDMASGDLGAPAYRKFDVEAWMPGLGRYGEISSASNCTDYQSRRLGVRYRPSLSDQSSANPKKGKANLAPTQFVHTLNATACAVPRMIVCLLENFQQEDGSVVIPMPLRPFMGGLDLISPKSK